A genome region from Alistipes dispar includes the following:
- the nadA gene encoding quinolinate synthase NadA, producing MNVENHSALARRIGELKREKNAVILAHYYTAPEVQAVADFLGDSLALSVEAQSVEADVILFAGVHFMAETAKVLCPDKKVLIPCPEAGCSLADSCDAGAFAAFRAQHPDHTVVSYVNTTVEVKALTDICCTSSNALKVVESIPADRPVIFAPDRNLGSYIRKLTGRENMLLWDGACHVHEEFSLEKLLALKREHPAAKVVAHPECRAYIVAVADYVGSTAGILSYCGQSDAQEFIVVTEAGILAEMRRRHPEKRFIPAPPDDETCGCNNCRYMKMVTLENIAAALETLSPEIVLDERIRRLAERSIRNMINIK from the coding sequence ATGAATGTGGAAAACCACTCCGCCCTCGCCCGCCGCATCGGGGAACTCAAGCGCGAGAAGAACGCCGTGATTCTGGCGCACTACTACACCGCGCCCGAGGTGCAGGCCGTGGCCGACTTCCTGGGCGACTCGCTGGCGCTCTCCGTCGAGGCGCAGTCGGTCGAAGCCGACGTGATCCTTTTCGCGGGGGTGCACTTCATGGCCGAGACGGCCAAGGTGCTCTGCCCTGACAAGAAGGTGCTGATCCCCTGCCCCGAGGCGGGCTGTTCGCTGGCCGATTCGTGCGATGCCGGAGCCTTCGCCGCCTTCCGGGCGCAGCATCCGGATCATACGGTGGTGTCCTATGTCAATACGACCGTGGAGGTCAAGGCGCTGACCGACATCTGCTGCACGTCGTCCAACGCGCTGAAGGTCGTGGAGTCGATCCCCGCCGACCGTCCGGTCATCTTCGCTCCGGACCGCAACCTGGGCTCCTACATCCGGAAGCTCACCGGGCGGGAAAACATGCTCCTCTGGGACGGGGCGTGCCACGTGCACGAGGAGTTCTCGCTCGAAAAGCTGCTCGCGCTCAAGCGCGAACACCCCGCGGCGAAGGTCGTGGCGCATCCCGAATGCCGGGCCTACATCGTCGCCGTGGCCGACTACGTGGGTTCCACGGCGGGAATCCTCTCCTACTGCGGACAGAGCGACGCGCAGGAGTTCATCGTCGTGACCGAGGCGGGAATCCTCGCGGAGATGCGCCGCCGCCATCCGGAGAAGCGCTTCATCCCGGCGCCTCCCGACGACGAGACGTGCGGCTGCAACAACTGCCGCTACATGAAGATGGTGACGCTGGAGAACATCGCCGCGGCGCTCGAGACGCTCTCGCCCGAGATCGTGCTCGACGAGCGGATCCGCCGCCTCGCCGAGCGGTCCATACGGAATATGATCAACATTAAATAA
- a CDS encoding S46 family peptidase — MKKIFLLCAAACVSLTAVADEGMWMLPYLQKMNIKNMKARGCKLSAEEIYSIDRSSLKDAIVIFGNGCTGEIVSPEGLLFTNHHCGYGSIQQLSSVEHDYLKNGFWAMSNAEELPVPGLEVRFIRKISDVTPEIVGNVPSIAGQEEYRKITSGNIEALTEKLRSENPGMEVSVESFFGGNQYFAFVKEVYTDVRLVGAPPSSIGNFGGDTDNWMWPRHTGDFSVFRVYAGPDNRPAAYAAENRPYRAEKFLKVSLDGVEEEDFAMVMGFPGSTERYMTSYEIDNMLGVENPQRIFIRGERQRILWDDMMADPEVRIQYAAKYRTSSNYWKNSIGMSRGIEKLDVKARKEAQEASFQAWAEKNTLPEEGYIDALPKIKLAVERMSAPDAGRQYLSEAFLRGIELLTPARSFVDAETMEPKSEIRKVAEAKEAMSEWYKDFSPSTDRKVAKRMMAIARENMKELPSFYGEIVDKRFGGDIDAYVDYLYDNSVFASEEKVMALLEDYAPEKVASDPAVELAGSVMEKYKELTEARKDAAQLYAEGHRKYIAGLMLQNPSKAWASDANFTIRLTYGRVLPYEPADGIEYNYYTTLKGVMEKENPENPEEFTVPGKLKELYAAGDFGRYANAKGEMPVAFLADLDITGGNSGSPVLDARGALIGLAFDGNWEAMSGDVAFEPELQRMIAVDVRYVLFIIDKFAGAGWLLDEMQFE, encoded by the coding sequence ATGAAGAAAATCTTTTTATTGTGCGCGGCGGCCTGCGTGTCGCTTACGGCCGTGGCCGACGAGGGCATGTGGATGCTCCCGTACCTCCAGAAAATGAATATCAAGAACATGAAGGCCCGCGGCTGCAAACTCTCCGCCGAGGAGATTTACAGCATCGACCGCTCCTCGCTCAAGGATGCCATCGTCATCTTCGGCAACGGCTGCACGGGCGAGATCGTCTCGCCCGAGGGGTTGCTCTTCACGAACCACCACTGCGGCTACGGGTCGATCCAGCAGCTCTCGTCCGTCGAGCACGACTACCTCAAGAACGGCTTCTGGGCCATGTCGAACGCCGAGGAGCTGCCCGTTCCGGGGCTCGAGGTGCGCTTCATCCGCAAGATCAGCGACGTGACTCCCGAAATCGTGGGCAACGTGCCCTCGATCGCCGGACAGGAGGAGTACCGGAAGATCACTTCCGGGAATATCGAGGCGCTGACCGAGAAACTCCGCAGTGAGAATCCCGGCATGGAGGTTTCGGTGGAGTCGTTCTTCGGCGGCAACCAGTACTTCGCCTTCGTCAAGGAGGTTTATACCGACGTCCGGCTGGTGGGCGCTCCCCCCTCGTCGATCGGCAACTTCGGCGGCGATACCGACAACTGGATGTGGCCCCGTCATACGGGCGACTTCTCGGTTTTCCGCGTCTATGCGGGGCCGGACAACCGTCCGGCGGCCTATGCGGCCGAAAACCGTCCGTATAGGGCCGAAAAGTTCCTCAAGGTGTCGCTCGACGGCGTCGAAGAGGAGGACTTCGCCATGGTGATGGGCTTCCCCGGCTCCACGGAGCGCTACATGACCTCGTACGAGATCGACAACATGCTCGGCGTGGAGAACCCGCAGCGCATCTTCATCCGCGGCGAGCGGCAGAGGATTCTCTGGGACGACATGATGGCCGATCCCGAAGTGCGCATCCAGTATGCCGCGAAATACCGCACCTCGTCGAATTACTGGAAGAACTCGATCGGCATGTCGCGCGGCATCGAGAAACTCGACGTGAAGGCCCGCAAGGAGGCTCAGGAGGCGTCGTTCCAGGCCTGGGCCGAGAAGAACACGCTGCCCGAGGAGGGGTATATCGACGCGCTGCCGAAAATCAAGCTCGCCGTGGAGCGCATGTCGGCTCCCGACGCCGGACGGCAGTACCTTTCGGAGGCGTTTCTGCGCGGCATCGAGCTGCTGACGCCGGCGCGTTCGTTCGTCGATGCGGAGACGATGGAGCCCAAGTCCGAGATCAGGAAAGTCGCCGAGGCCAAGGAGGCGATGAGCGAATGGTACAAGGACTTCAGCCCCTCGACCGACCGCAAGGTGGCCAAGCGGATGATGGCCATCGCCCGCGAGAACATGAAGGAGCTGCCGTCGTTCTACGGTGAGATCGTGGACAAACGGTTCGGCGGCGACATCGACGCCTATGTGGACTACCTCTACGACAATTCGGTTTTCGCCTCCGAGGAGAAGGTGATGGCCCTGCTGGAGGACTATGCGCCCGAAAAGGTGGCTTCGGATCCTGCGGTGGAGCTGGCCGGATCGGTCATGGAGAAGTATAAGGAGCTGACCGAGGCGCGCAAGGATGCCGCGCAGCTCTATGCCGAAGGCCACCGCAAGTACATCGCCGGCCTCATGTTGCAGAACCCCTCGAAAGCGTGGGCTTCGGACGCCAACTTCACGATCCGTCTGACCTACGGCCGCGTGCTGCCCTACGAGCCGGCCGACGGCATCGAGTACAACTACTATACGACGCTCAAGGGCGTGATGGAGAAGGAGAACCCCGAGAATCCCGAGGAGTTCACCGTACCCGGAAAACTCAAGGAGCTGTATGCGGCGGGCGACTTCGGCCGCTATGCCAACGCGAAGGGCGAAATGCCCGTGGCGTTCCTCGCCGACCTCGACATTACGGGCGGAAACTCCGGTTCGCCGGTGCTCGATGCCCGCGGCGCGCTGATCGGCCTGGCGTTCGACGGCAACTGGGAGGCGATGTCGGGCGACGTGGCCTTCGAACCCGAGTTGCAGCGCATGATCGCCGTGGATGTCCGCTACGTGCTCTTCATCATCGACAAGTTCGCCGGAGCGGGCTGGCTGCTCGACGAGATGCAGTTCGAATAG
- the metG gene encoding methionine--tRNA ligase yields MAKEFKRYLVTSALPYANGPVHIGHLAGVYIPSDIYTRYLRLRGCDVLSVCGSDEHGVPITIKARKEGVTPQQIVDRYHSLIKRSFEGLGMSFDIYSRTSSKTHAETASAFFRKLYDEGKFIERTSMQYYDEEAQTFLADRYIVGTCPRCGNDRAYGDQCEKCGSTLSPDELIDPRSAVSGSVPVKRETKHWYLPLDRYEEFLRQWILEGHKEWKTNVYGQCKSWLDGGLQPRAVSRDLDWGIPVPVEGAEGKVLYVWFDAPIGYISATKDLTPDWEKYWKSEDTKMVHFIGKDNIVFHCIVFPSMLKAHGGYILPENVPANEFLNLEGDKISTSRNWAVWLHEYLEEFPGKEDVLRYVLCANAPETKDNDFTWKDFQARNNNELVAVLGNFVNRALVLTRKYCGGRVPACGELTEYDRQTIAEVAAVKGSLEGNIENYRFREALKDAMNIARIGNKYLADTEPWKVVKSDPARVETILNVALQITANTAIAIEPFMPFSAAKILRMLAVGKFGWERLGATDLIPAGHEIGEPELLFEKIEDDVIQKQLDKLAATKAANQAAESMQNIESQKDTIQFDDFQKMDIRVSTILAAEKVAKTKKLLKLTVDTGLDRRVIVSGIAEHFTPEELVGRQVLVLVNLAPRELKGIVSNGMILMAEDASGKLRLLQPGEKTNNGATVG; encoded by the coding sequence ATGGCAAAAGAGTTCAAACGCTACCTCGTGACTTCGGCGCTCCCCTATGCCAACGGCCCCGTGCATATCGGCCACCTGGCGGGAGTTTACATACCTTCGGACATCTACACCCGTTACCTGCGGCTCAGGGGCTGCGACGTGCTGTCGGTCTGCGGATCGGACGAGCACGGCGTGCCCATCACCATCAAGGCCCGCAAGGAGGGCGTCACGCCGCAGCAGATCGTGGACCGTTACCACAGTCTCATCAAGCGGTCGTTCGAGGGGCTGGGCATGTCGTTCGACATCTATTCGCGCACCTCGTCGAAGACCCATGCCGAGACCGCCTCGGCCTTTTTCCGGAAGCTCTACGACGAGGGCAAGTTCATCGAGCGGACCTCGATGCAATACTATGACGAGGAGGCGCAGACGTTCCTCGCCGACCGTTACATCGTCGGTACGTGTCCCCGATGCGGCAACGACCGCGCCTACGGCGACCAGTGCGAGAAGTGCGGTTCGACGCTCTCGCCCGACGAGCTGATCGACCCCCGCAGCGCCGTGTCGGGATCGGTTCCCGTGAAGCGCGAGACGAAGCACTGGTACCTGCCGCTGGACCGTTACGAGGAGTTCCTCCGCCAATGGATTCTGGAGGGCCACAAGGAGTGGAAAACGAACGTTTACGGGCAGTGCAAGAGCTGGCTCGACGGCGGACTGCAACCGCGTGCCGTGAGCCGCGACCTGGACTGGGGTATTCCCGTGCCCGTGGAGGGAGCCGAAGGAAAGGTGCTCTACGTCTGGTTCGACGCCCCGATCGGCTATATCTCCGCCACGAAGGACCTCACGCCCGACTGGGAGAAGTACTGGAAGTCGGAGGATACGAAGATGGTGCACTTCATCGGCAAGGACAACATCGTGTTCCACTGCATCGTCTTTCCCTCGATGCTCAAGGCGCACGGCGGCTATATCCTGCCCGAAAACGTTCCGGCGAACGAGTTCCTGAACCTCGAAGGCGACAAGATCTCGACCTCGCGCAACTGGGCCGTCTGGCTGCACGAGTACCTCGAGGAGTTCCCCGGGAAGGAGGACGTGCTGCGTTACGTGCTGTGCGCCAATGCTCCCGAGACGAAGGACAACGACTTCACGTGGAAGGATTTCCAGGCCCGCAACAACAACGAGCTGGTCGCCGTGCTGGGCAATTTCGTGAACCGTGCGCTGGTGCTCACCAGGAAGTATTGCGGCGGCCGGGTTCCGGCCTGCGGCGAGCTGACCGAATACGATCGGCAGACGATCGCCGAGGTGGCGGCGGTGAAGGGTTCGCTCGAGGGCAATATCGAGAATTACCGCTTCCGCGAGGCGCTGAAGGACGCCATGAACATCGCGCGTATCGGCAACAAATACCTGGCCGACACCGAGCCGTGGAAAGTCGTCAAGAGCGATCCGGCGCGTGTGGAGACGATTCTCAACGTCGCTTTGCAGATTACGGCCAATACGGCCATCGCCATCGAGCCGTTCATGCCCTTCTCGGCGGCGAAGATTCTCCGGATGCTCGCCGTCGGAAAGTTCGGCTGGGAGCGGCTCGGCGCCACGGACCTCATCCCTGCGGGACACGAGATCGGTGAGCCGGAGCTGCTGTTCGAGAAGATCGAGGACGACGTGATTCAGAAACAGCTCGACAAGCTGGCCGCCACGAAAGCGGCCAATCAGGCGGCTGAATCTATGCAAAATATTGAAAGTCAAAAAGATACGATTCAATTTGACGATTTTCAGAAAATGGATATCCGCGTCTCGACGATCCTCGCTGCCGAGAAGGTGGCCAAGACCAAGAAACTGCTGAAGCTGACGGTGGATACGGGACTGGACCGCCGGGTGATCGTTTCGGGAATCGCCGAACACTTCACACCCGAGGAGCTTGTCGGCAGACAGGTGCTCGTGCTGGTGAACCTGGCTCCGCGTGAACTGAAGGGAATCGTGTCGAACGGCATGATTCTCATGGCCGAAGACGCTTCGGGAAAACTGCGGCTGTTGCAGCCCGGCGAGAAGACGAACAACGGAGCTACGGTCGGATAA
- a CDS encoding branched-chain amino acid aminotransferase, translated as METDGKTLKPKNMETIEWGALGFDYTKTDVNARYSFTGGKWSDMEITADEYIRMHMSASCLHYGIELFEGLKAFRGVDGKVRLFRVEDNARRLQSSAKRLCLPVPTVEMVVEACKEVVRRNERFIPPYGTGASFYLRPVMFGTTVGLGVKPAKDALLIVYGSPVGAYFKTGIKPIMVAIDREQDRAAPRGTGDVKVGGNYAASLMSGEKAHDLGYSNVMYLDAAEHKYIEECGAANFFGIKDGKYITPKSPSVLPSITNMSLRQIARDMGLEVEERHIPVEELETFEECGACGTAAVISPIGKIFDMQTEKVYNYGTEVGKISMELYTRLQDIQYGRAEDKHGWCTIVL; from the coding sequence ATGGAAACGGATGGTAAAACCTTAAAACCTAAAAATATGGAAACTATCGAATGGGGCGCTTTGGGCTTCGATTACACCAAAACTGATGTCAATGCCCGTTACTCCTTCACCGGAGGAAAGTGGAGCGACATGGAGATCACGGCCGACGAGTATATCAGGATGCACATGTCGGCGTCGTGCCTGCATTACGGCATCGAGCTTTTCGAAGGATTGAAAGCCTTCCGGGGCGTGGACGGAAAGGTGCGTCTTTTCCGGGTCGAAGACAATGCGCGTCGTCTCCAGTCTTCCGCCAAGCGGCTCTGTCTGCCGGTTCCGACGGTGGAAATGGTGGTCGAAGCCTGCAAGGAGGTCGTCAGACGGAACGAGCGTTTCATTCCGCCCTACGGCACGGGAGCTTCGTTCTATCTGCGTCCCGTCATGTTCGGTACGACCGTAGGACTGGGTGTGAAACCGGCGAAGGATGCGCTGCTGATCGTTTACGGATCGCCCGTCGGGGCTTATTTCAAGACCGGAATCAAGCCGATCATGGTCGCCATCGACCGCGAACAGGACCGCGCTGCTCCACGTGGAACAGGTGATGTAAAGGTGGGCGGTAACTATGCGGCCAGTCTGATGTCGGGTGAAAAAGCGCATGATTTGGGGTATTCGAATGTCATGTATCTGGATGCGGCCGAGCATAAATATATCGAAGAGTGCGGCGCGGCCAACTTCTTCGGTATCAAGGACGGAAAGTATATCACGCCGAAATCTCCTTCCGTGCTGCCTTCCATTACGAACATGAGCCTTCGCCAAATCGCCCGGGATATGGGGCTTGAGGTCGAAGAGCGGCATATCCCGGTCGAGGAACTGGAAACTTTCGAAGAGTGCGGAGCCTGCGGAACAGCGGCTGTGATCTCCCCTATCGGTAAGATTTTCGATATGCAGACCGAAAAAGTTTATAATTACGGAACCGAAGTGGGCAAGATTTCGATGGAACTTTATACGCGTTTGCAGGATATTCAGTACGGCCGGGCTGAAGACAAACACGGTTGGTGTACGATCGTGCTTTGA
- the mnmG gene encoding tRNA uridine-5-carboxymethylaminomethyl(34) synthesis enzyme MnmG codes for MILDYDIIVIGGGHAGCEAASAAARLGSRTLLLTMDMTKMASMSCNPAIGGVAKGQIVREIDALGGETGRITDLTAVQFRMLNRSKGAAMWSPRAQCDKTRFSEEWRRTLENTRHLYIWQDAATELLFDTSAETPRIRGVRTRMGVEFSCRAAVLTAGTFLEGMMHCGASHAEGGRAGDAASHGITECLRRLGFETGRMKTGTPARLDARTINFDALEPQYGDENPSKFSFSPDTQPVKHQLPCFLVYTTPEVHAILRSGFDRSPLFNGTIRGIGPRYCPSIEDKLRTFADKEQHQLFLEPEGESTNEYYLNGFSSSLPWEVQWEALHKITGFEDLHIFRPGYAIEYDYFPPTQLHHSLETKLVRGLYFAGQVNGTTGYEEAAAQGLMAGINAHRALAGKEPVVLKRDEAYIGVLIDDLVTKGVDEPYRMFTSRAEYRILLRQDNADIRLTPLGYEIGLISRKRYDHFVKKNSLVESLVAFARGESVKAAEINGYLKTVGSDPLTQGRKLHDILMRNNVTFESLQKVLPKLKKFIESNGMDAEVVEEAEIQIKYKGYIEREKFIAEKLHRLENIAIPSDFDFHSLNSLTIEARQKLTRIRPATIGQASRIPGVSPADVNVLLVKFGR; via the coding sequence ATGATTCTCGATTACGACATCATCGTCATCGGCGGCGGACACGCCGGCTGCGAGGCCGCCTCGGCCGCCGCACGGCTCGGCTCGCGCACGCTGCTGCTGACGATGGACATGACCAAGATGGCCTCCATGTCGTGCAACCCGGCGATCGGAGGAGTAGCAAAAGGACAGATAGTCAGAGAGATAGACGCTTTGGGAGGAGAGACGGGACGCATCACCGACCTCACGGCCGTCCAGTTCCGGATGCTCAACCGTTCGAAGGGTGCGGCCATGTGGAGCCCCCGGGCGCAGTGCGACAAAACCCGTTTTTCGGAGGAGTGGCGCCGCACGCTGGAGAACACCCGCCACCTCTACATCTGGCAGGACGCCGCCACGGAGCTGCTCTTCGACACCTCCGCCGAAACTCCGCGCATCCGGGGGGTCAGAACCCGCATGGGCGTCGAATTCTCGTGCCGGGCCGCGGTGCTGACCGCCGGCACGTTCCTCGAAGGCATGATGCACTGCGGCGCCTCGCACGCCGAGGGGGGCAGGGCGGGGGATGCCGCTTCGCACGGGATCACGGAGTGCCTGCGGAGGCTGGGATTCGAGACGGGACGCATGAAGACCGGGACGCCCGCACGACTCGACGCCCGCACGATCAATTTCGACGCCCTCGAACCGCAATACGGTGACGAGAACCCGTCGAAATTTTCGTTTTCACCTGATACACAACCTGTTAAACATCAACTGCCGTGCTTTCTGGTCTATACGACACCCGAAGTGCACGCCATTCTGCGCAGCGGATTCGATCGTTCGCCGCTCTTCAACGGCACGATCCGCGGCATCGGACCACGCTACTGCCCGTCGATCGAAGACAAGCTCCGGACCTTCGCCGACAAGGAGCAGCATCAGCTCTTTCTCGAACCCGAAGGGGAATCGACCAACGAATACTATCTGAACGGATTTTCGTCGTCGCTGCCGTGGGAGGTGCAGTGGGAGGCGCTGCACAAAATCACCGGATTCGAAGATTTGCACATCTTCCGTCCCGGATATGCCATCGAATACGATTATTTTCCGCCTACGCAGTTGCATCACTCGCTCGAAACGAAACTCGTCCGGGGTCTCTACTTCGCCGGACAGGTGAACGGTACGACAGGATACGAAGAGGCGGCGGCTCAGGGACTGATGGCGGGAATCAACGCCCACCGCGCCCTCGCGGGAAAGGAACCGGTCGTGCTGAAACGCGACGAAGCCTATATCGGCGTACTGATCGACGACCTCGTGACAAAGGGAGTGGACGAACCGTACCGCATGTTCACCTCGCGTGCCGAATACCGGATTCTGCTCCGGCAGGACAATGCCGATATCCGGCTCACTCCGCTGGGGTATGAAATAGGCCTGATTTCCCGGAAAAGATACGATCATTTCGTCAAAAAAAATTCACTCGTAGAATCGCTTGTAGCGTTCGCCCGCGGGGAGAGTGTCAAAGCAGCCGAAATTAACGGCTATCTGAAAACGGTCGGTTCGGACCCGCTGACGCAGGGCAGAAAGCTGCACGATATTCTGATGCGCAACAACGTGACGTTCGAATCGCTGCAAAAGGTATTGCCGAAACTGAAAAAGTTCATCGAATCGAACGGAATGGATGCGGAAGTCGTCGAAGAGGCGGAAATTCAAATCAAATACAAAGGATACATCGAGCGGGAAAAATTCATTGCGGAAAAGCTGCACCGCCTCGAAAATATCGCTATTCCGTCGGATTTCGATTTTCACTCGCTCAATTCGCTGACCATCGAAGCTCGTCAAAAACTGACCCGGATACGGCCGGCTACCATCGGACAGGCATCGCGCATTCCGGGTGTCTCCCCGGCCGATGTCAATGTATTGTTGGTAAAATTCGGACGGTAA
- the ybeY gene encoding rRNA maturation RNase YbeY: MAVRYYTDDCSYRLPQKRLTARWLREVAEAEGYVLGDVNYIFCSAARLLEMNRRYLGHDYFTDVITFDYSDRRGTRIVSGDIFIDVETVADNARRYGATRLCEMRRVVVHGVLHLCGQGDKTPRTNRQMHRKEDKYLKFWDEKLPAGS; the protein is encoded by the coding sequence ATGGCTGTACGCTACTATACCGACGACTGCTCGTACAGGCTCCCGCAAAAACGCCTGACGGCCCGGTGGCTGCGCGAAGTGGCCGAAGCGGAAGGATATGTGCTGGGCGACGTGAACTACATCTTCTGCTCGGCCGCACGGCTGCTGGAGATGAACCGCCGATACCTCGGACACGACTACTTCACCGATGTCATCACCTTCGATTACAGCGACCGGCGGGGAACGCGCATCGTCTCGGGCGACATCTTCATCGACGTGGAGACCGTGGCCGACAACGCCCGCCGATACGGCGCCACGCGGCTCTGCGAAATGCGCAGGGTAGTCGTCCACGGCGTGCTGCACCTCTGCGGCCAGGGCGACAAGACGCCCCGCACCAACCGGCAGATGCACCGCAAGGAGGACAAATACCTGAAATTCTGGGACGAAAAACTCCCGGCCGGATCCTGA